In one Thermaerobacter sp. PB12/4term genomic region, the following are encoded:
- a CDS encoding aldehyde dehydrogenase family protein, whose protein sequence is MQPRDPQGGAPGTARAAPLSDAAAAPGPAPAGQPSTGSPAAGLAAASGASAIPAPAPPTGSTGAAGGGPAPAPAGWTPVAEIPAVVARARAAFPAWAQLPVRERVACVARLRRYIVRHRDELARVISAGTGKPLVEALVHDLLTTADALKSAEKLAPRVLRRQRQPMSLLLFGKIPYVERKPYGCVLVVAPWNYPFNLAVVPAATALLAGNTVILKPTEVTPGISRAIEEAFFMAGFPPGVVQVVHGGAEVGQAVLDAGPDFVFFTGSTATGRRIASAAAQRLTPSVLELGGKDPMIVFPDADLARAARAAVWGSLANCGQTCIGVERIYVHEAVKDRFVDRVLDELARLRRAEPEGTGGDPARVAADPDLDLGLMTTPRQVAIVREHVQDALARGARALTPVPSFEGRFVPPVVLVDVDPQARVMREETFGPVIAIAGFRSADEAVRLANDSPFGLGASVWTRNGRLAREIASRLEAGGVCINDVIIHFAHPALPFGGVKESGWGAYHGRAGLEAFTYPSAVLVEPGWLAGKLVSSLLWYPYRRKYRLFSWFMRVFCG, encoded by the coding sequence ATGCAACCCAGGGATCCCCAAGGGGGTGCCCCGGGGACGGCCCGGGCGGCGCCCCTGAGCGATGCCGCAGCGGCCCCCGGACCGGCTCCGGCCGGCCAGCCGTCCACCGGCTCGCCGGCTGCCGGGCTGGCGGCGGCTTCCGGCGCCTCGGCGATCCCCGCGCCTGCCCCGCCTACCGGTTCCACCGGTGCCGCGGGGGGAGGGCCCGCCCCGGCGCCCGCCGGCTGGACGCCCGTCGCCGAGATCCCCGCTGTGGTGGCCCGGGCGCGGGCCGCCTTTCCGGCCTGGGCGCAGCTGCCCGTGCGCGAGCGGGTGGCCTGCGTGGCCCGGTTGCGGCGGTACATCGTCCGGCACCGGGACGAACTGGCGCGGGTGATCAGCGCGGGTACCGGCAAGCCCCTGGTGGAAGCGCTGGTCCACGACCTGCTGACCACCGCCGACGCCCTGAAGTCGGCGGAGAAGCTGGCGCCCCGGGTGTTGCGCCGCCAGCGACAGCCCATGTCGCTTCTCCTCTTCGGCAAGATCCCCTACGTGGAGCGAAAGCCCTACGGCTGCGTGCTGGTAGTGGCGCCCTGGAACTATCCGTTCAACCTGGCGGTGGTGCCCGCGGCCACGGCGCTGCTGGCCGGGAACACCGTGATCCTCAAGCCCACGGAGGTCACCCCCGGCATCAGCCGCGCCATCGAGGAGGCCTTCTTCATGGCCGGCTTTCCGCCGGGAGTGGTCCAGGTCGTCCATGGCGGCGCCGAGGTGGGCCAGGCGGTGCTCGATGCGGGGCCCGACTTCGTCTTCTTCACCGGCAGCACCGCCACCGGCCGGCGGATCGCTTCCGCCGCGGCCCAGCGGCTGACGCCCAGCGTGCTGGAGCTGGGCGGCAAGGACCCCATGATCGTCTTCCCCGATGCCGACCTGGCCCGGGCCGCCCGGGCGGCCGTGTGGGGCTCCCTGGCCAACTGCGGCCAGACCTGCATCGGGGTGGAGCGGATCTATGTCCATGAGGCGGTGAAGGACCGGTTCGTCGACCGGGTGCTGGACGAACTGGCCCGCCTCCGCCGGGCCGAGCCCGAGGGTACCGGCGGCGACCCCGCCCGGGTGGCCGCCGACCCCGATCTGGACCTGGGGCTCATGACCACCCCGCGCCAGGTGGCCATCGTCCGCGAACACGTCCAGGACGCCCTGGCCCGGGGCGCCCGGGCGCTGACCCCGGTGCCTTCCTTCGAGGGCCGGTTCGTCCCGCCCGTCGTGCTGGTCGACGTGGACCCCCAGGCCCGGGTGATGCGGGAGGAGACCTTCGGTCCCGTGATCGCCATCGCCGGCTTCCGCTCGGCCGACGAGGCGGTGCGCCTGGCCAACGATTCGCCCTTCGGCCTCGGGGCCAGCGTCTGGACCCGCAACGGGCGGCTGGCCCGGGAAATCGCCTCGCGCCTTGAGGCCGGCGGCGTGTGCATCAACGACGTGATCATCCACTTCGCCCATCCGGCCCTGCCCTTCGGCGGTGTCAAGGAGAGCGGCTGGGGCGCCTACCACGGGCGGGCGGGGCTGGAGGCCTTCACCTACCCGTCGGCAGTGCTGGTCGAACCCGGCTGGCTGGCGGGCAAGCTGGTCTCGAGCCTCCTCTGGTACCCGTACCGGCGCAAGTACCGGTTGTTCTCCTGGTTCATGCGCGTCTTCTGCGGGTGA
- a CDS encoding PH domain-containing protein has translation MSWIGRMMGHAGEADLERVQQEYSVLLAEGERIEAAYQVIRDLFIFTNKRLILVDKQGLTGKKVEYLSIPYRSINRFAVETAGHLDLEAELKIWLAGSREPLVKTFHRDLDIYYVQRLLATYVLR, from the coding sequence GTGAGCTGGATCGGCCGCATGATGGGCCACGCCGGGGAAGCCGACCTGGAGCGGGTTCAACAGGAATACAGCGTCCTCCTGGCGGAGGGGGAGCGGATCGAGGCCGCCTACCAGGTGATCCGTGATCTCTTCATCTTCACGAACAAGCGCCTCATCCTGGTCGACAAGCAGGGGCTCACCGGCAAGAAGGTGGAGTACCTGTCCATCCCGTACCGAAGCATCAACCGGTTTGCCGTGGAGACGGCTGGCCACCTGGACCTGGAGGCCGAGCTCAAGATCTGGCTGGCGGGCAGCCGGGAGCCGCTGGTCAAGACCTTCCACCGCGACCTGGACATCTACTACGTGCAGCGGCTGCTGGCGACCTACGTCCTTCGCTGA
- a CDS encoding metal-sulfur cluster assembly factor encodes MAEPIVTEDDIREALMDVIDPELGFNIVDLGLIYGVTVEDGKVHIVMTMTTPGCPATNYLQEGTRERALAVPGVKEVDVQVVWSPPWTPDLMSDRAKRFFGLIEG; translated from the coding sequence GTGGCGGAGCCCATCGTGACGGAGGACGACATCCGCGAAGCCTTGATGGACGTCATCGACCCCGAGCTGGGGTTCAACATCGTCGATCTGGGTCTGATCTACGGCGTCACCGTGGAAGACGGCAAGGTCCACATCGTGATGACCATGACCACCCCGGGCTGCCCGGCCACCAACTACCTGCAGGAAGGCACGCGGGAACGGGCGCTGGCGGTCCCCGGGGTCAAGGAGGTCGACGTCCAGGTGGTCTGGTCGCCGCCGTGGACGCCCGACCTGATGAGCGACCGGGCCAAGCGGTTCTTCGGCTTGATCGAAGGCTAG
- a CDS encoding DUF2249 domain-containing protein, whose amino-acid sequence MFFRRGKGAGRAEPAGERPGAAGGAQAPPNGQAAPGGTAGGGLRLPPSPAEPALQLDNRGLQPPEPMVRILSALDQLEPGQVLQAHNDRKPMFLLPHLDERGFEYAMAEQDDGSVIIRIWRAGAAPGSRGSAALPARGEPAAQAVPGSAEPADPAGQPGAGGKGQEHAATPATAGVEPLVMDVRPYFARRQEPFRDIMANVARLKPGQPFVLIVGFEPVPLYWVMKRKGFEHRAERDPDGAWRVTFWRPE is encoded by the coding sequence ATGTTCTTCCGCAGGGGCAAGGGTGCCGGCCGGGCCGAACCAGCCGGGGAACGCCCAGGGGCGGCGGGCGGCGCGCAGGCTCCGCCGAACGGGCAGGCTGCGCCGGGCGGGACCGCGGGCGGGGGCCTGCGGTTGCCACCCTCTCCGGCCGAACCGGCGCTTCAGCTGGACAACCGCGGGCTGCAGCCGCCCGAACCCATGGTGCGGATCCTGTCCGCCCTGGACCAGCTGGAGCCCGGCCAGGTGCTGCAGGCCCACAACGACCGCAAGCCCATGTTCCTCCTGCCTCACCTGGACGAGCGCGGCTTCGAATACGCCATGGCGGAACAGGACGACGGCTCGGTGATCATCCGCATCTGGCGGGCCGGCGCGGCGCCGGGTTCCCGGGGTTCGGCCGCCCTGCCGGCGAGGGGTGAGCCGGCCGCCCAGGCGGTGCCGGGTTCGGCCGAACCGGCTGACCCTGCCGGACAGCCCGGAGCAGGCGGAAAGGGACAGGAGCACGCGGCCACGCCGGCCACCGCGGGCGTGGAGCCGCTGGTCATGGACGTCCGGCCCTATTTCGCCCGCCGCCAGGAGCCCTTCCGGGACATCATGGCCAACGTGGCGCGCCTCAAGCCGGGCCAGCCCTTCGTGCTGATCGTCGGGTTCGAGCCCGTGCCCCTCTACTGGGTGATGAAGCGCAAGGGGTTCGAGCACCGGGCGGAGCGGGATCCGGACGGGGCCTGGCGGGTCACCTTCTGGCGGCCGGAATAG
- a CDS encoding sulfurtransferase TusA family protein yields the protein MQRPAVPDGEAGAGAAAETAPADSLLGRYVNRYLLPRVALTVISLASLVGVYLTLRAQGMPPWLVVPRWAGLVGLGILAGGTMWWSRFVVPRDTQPAAVARLAAAQARHYRPLMAGGLVAALAGGGVWAAWVGPVAAARGWVGLWLLVIGLYGGLVAATLALSSLPDGEALAARRQALAVLWSATALLVAMGLLDAALTFGTWWPAWVLRPLHLGAFGLWLGGAVWNIFVAVPAARDELAFATVAASATQLERFRKRVRVFLPLLLATGLAQAAAYAGWNPLAWPGNWVGRLALVKLGLVAALFVIFITCPLWRACSPIKGMCDLEELAGPAAGTSPGRASRRRDEAGRPAAASLPGAAAAAPVRRLDRRGAGCAGFVHVEEALAGMAPGELLELLSSDPISWWELPAWLEVHGHRLLFRERRRVWPWRYFRFLIQRGAGTSPGRQVAR from the coding sequence ATGCAGCGCCCGGCGGTCCCGGACGGGGAGGCCGGGGCCGGCGCGGCCGCAGAGACGGCGCCGGCCGACTCCCTGCTGGGGCGCTACGTCAACCGCTACCTGCTTCCCCGGGTGGCGCTGACGGTCATCAGCCTGGCCTCGCTGGTCGGTGTTTACCTGACCCTGCGCGCGCAGGGCATGCCGCCCTGGCTGGTCGTGCCGCGCTGGGCGGGCCTGGTAGGGCTTGGCATTCTGGCCGGCGGCACCATGTGGTGGTCGCGCTTCGTCGTGCCCCGGGACACCCAGCCCGCCGCCGTGGCCCGGCTGGCGGCCGCCCAGGCCCGCCACTACCGGCCCCTGATGGCCGGAGGACTGGTGGCGGCGCTGGCGGGCGGCGGGGTCTGGGCCGCCTGGGTCGGCCCGGTGGCCGCCGCCCGCGGTTGGGTCGGGCTCTGGCTGCTCGTCATCGGGCTCTACGGCGGCCTGGTCGCTGCCACGCTGGCGCTGTCAAGCCTGCCCGACGGCGAAGCCCTGGCGGCACGCCGCCAGGCGCTGGCCGTCCTCTGGTCCGCCACCGCCCTCCTGGTTGCCATGGGCCTTCTGGACGCGGCCCTGACCTTCGGCACCTGGTGGCCGGCCTGGGTCCTGCGCCCCCTTCACCTGGGGGCCTTCGGCCTCTGGCTGGGCGGGGCCGTGTGGAACATCTTCGTCGCCGTGCCCGCCGCCCGGGACGAGCTGGCCTTTGCCACGGTGGCCGCCTCGGCCACCCAGCTGGAACGCTTCCGCAAGCGGGTCCGGGTCTTCCTGCCCCTGCTGCTGGCCACCGGCCTTGCCCAGGCGGCCGCCTATGCCGGGTGGAACCCCTTGGCCTGGCCCGGGAACTGGGTGGGGCGCCTGGCCCTGGTCAAGCTGGGGCTGGTGGCGGCCCTCTTCGTCATCTTCATCACCTGCCCCCTCTGGCGCGCCTGCTCGCCGATCAAGGGGATGTGCGATCTGGAGGAGCTGGCCGGTCCGGCGGCTGGAACGAGCCCGGGCCGCGCCTCGCGCCGGCGAGACGAAGCGGGCCGTCCAGCCGCCGCCTCCCTGCCTGGGGCGGCTGCGGCCGCCCCGGTGCGGCGTCTCGACCGGCGCGGCGCCGGTTGTGCCGGGTTCGTCCACGTGGAAGAAGCCCTGGCCGGCATGGCACCGGGCGAGCTACTGGAGCTCTTGAGTTCCGATCCCATCTCCTGGTGGGAACTGCCGGCCTGGCTCGAAGTCCACGGGCACCGGCTGCTCTTCCGCGAGCGGCGGCGCGTCTGGCCCTGGCGGTATTTCCGGTTCCTCATCCAGCGGGGGGCGGGAACGTCGCCAGGTCGTCAGGTAGCCAGGTAG
- a CDS encoding Fur family transcriptional regulator encodes MARQRAWQQLARRLRRAGQRPTIQRVAVYEALLRAARAGIHPTADEVHATLRPSLPTLSPVTTRRVLAALVEAGLARRVVMPGEPDRYDGDPAPHAHLACVRCHRLQDVALPELDEIVRQVREQTGFLITGQELVLEGLCRHCRHGRPSPPAAAGSPEAPGG; translated from the coding sequence ATGGCCCGACAACGAGCGTGGCAGCAGCTGGCCCGCCGCCTGCGCCGGGCTGGCCAGCGCCCGACCATCCAGCGTGTGGCGGTCTACGAGGCCCTGCTGCGCGCGGCCAGGGCGGGGATCCATCCGACGGCCGACGAGGTGCACGCAACCCTCCGGCCGTCCCTGCCGACCTTGAGTCCCGTCACCACCCGGCGGGTCCTGGCCGCGCTGGTCGAGGCGGGGCTTGCCCGGCGGGTGGTCATGCCGGGCGAGCCCGACCGCTACGACGGGGATCCGGCACCCCACGCCCACCTGGCCTGTGTGCGCTGCCACCGGTTGCAGGACGTGGCGCTGCCCGAGCTGGACGAGATCGTCCGCCAGGTGCGGGAACAGACGGGCTTTTTGATTACCGGCCAGGAACTGGTCCTCGAAGGGCTGTGCCGCCACTGCCGTCACGGGCGGCCCAGTCCCCCGGCTGCCGCCGGTTCCCCAGAAGCTCCCGGCGGTTGA
- a CDS encoding TQO small subunit DoxD, with the protein MARDVFPEIHEPAPVRWLLAHPRAGWVWLLPRLWLGWQWLHAALGKLGDPAWTGPQAGAALQGFIQGALQRAQGPHAEVTGWYARFLRDVVLPNAASWAKLVAYGELLVGIALLAGMLTGIAAFFGSFMNFSFMLAGTSSANPVMFAVATALVLAWRVAGWIGLDRWLLPLLGTPWEPGRAFRR; encoded by the coding sequence GTGGCCCGCGACGTCTTCCCCGAAATCCACGAGCCGGCGCCCGTACGCTGGCTTTTGGCCCATCCGCGGGCTGGGTGGGTATGGTTGTTGCCGCGCCTCTGGCTCGGGTGGCAGTGGCTCCATGCCGCCCTTGGCAAGCTGGGTGACCCGGCGTGGACCGGTCCCCAGGCCGGCGCGGCCCTGCAAGGGTTCATCCAGGGTGCTCTCCAACGCGCCCAGGGCCCCCACGCCGAAGTCACGGGCTGGTATGCCCGGTTTCTCCGCGATGTGGTGCTCCCCAACGCCGCCTCGTGGGCCAAGCTGGTCGCTTACGGAGAGCTGCTGGTGGGCATCGCCCTGCTGGCCGGCATGCTCACCGGGATTGCGGCCTTCTTTGGGAGCTTCATGAACTTCAGCTTCATGCTGGCGGGTACGTCCAGCGCAAACCCGGTGATGTTTGCCGTCGCCACCGCCCTGGTGCTCGCCTGGCGGGTGGCGGGATGGATCGGCCTGGATCGCTGGCTCCTGCCCCTGCTCGGCACGCCGTGGGAGCCGGGGCGCGCCTTCCGGCGCTAG
- a CDS encoding glycosyltransferase family 2 protein produces MLFAALLLAACTLSGALCIEALGARFRIRRLGGEPIGHRSHWPRVSIVVPAHNEEAHLEPTVRSLMAQDYPNLEIVLVDDRSQDRTGAMMDELARQDPRIRTLHVRDLPPGWMGKNHAMWVGARAATGEWLLFTDADVYMHPDTVRRAVDHALRHGLDHLTVAPLLTVRGLALAAWVGLFTLLFIASERPHRVRDPRCRHGVGVGAFNLIRRAVYEAIGTHRAIALRPDDDRQLGRQVKRHGYVQDMLVGGERIRVAWYHTLREAFRGLEKNTLASMNYRWDIALVGLAAVALAMLLPWIALILGAGWIRWTAAAAIIAIAAGYLLANPPPLWRGLLVLPVGSVVLVYALARALVVTALRGGVHWGGRFFPLEQLRQNTTQNASL; encoded by the coding sequence GTGCTGTTTGCTGCGCTCCTCCTGGCTGCGTGCACCCTGAGCGGGGCACTATGCATTGAAGCCCTGGGCGCCCGGTTCAGAATCCGGCGCCTTGGCGGCGAACCGATCGGCCATCGCTCGCACTGGCCACGGGTGTCCATCGTCGTGCCGGCCCACAACGAAGAAGCCCATCTGGAACCGACCGTTCGCTCCCTCATGGCACAGGACTACCCCAACCTCGAAATCGTGCTCGTGGACGACCGGTCGCAGGACCGGACCGGAGCGATGATGGACGAACTGGCTCGCCAGGATCCGCGTATCCGGACGCTCCACGTGCGGGATCTCCCGCCGGGGTGGATGGGAAAGAACCACGCCATGTGGGTCGGAGCTCGTGCGGCCACGGGCGAGTGGCTCCTCTTCACCGACGCCGACGTCTACATGCACCCTGACACGGTCCGCCGTGCCGTGGATCACGCCCTTCGCCACGGACTTGACCACCTCACGGTGGCGCCTCTTCTGACGGTTCGCGGTCTGGCCCTGGCGGCCTGGGTCGGTCTCTTCACCCTTCTGTTCATCGCCTCGGAAAGACCCCATCGGGTCCGGGACCCAAGATGCAGGCACGGGGTCGGCGTCGGTGCGTTTAACCTGATCCGGCGCGCGGTGTACGAGGCCATCGGCACCCATCGTGCCATCGCGCTCCGTCCCGACGACGACCGGCAGCTGGGCCGGCAAGTGAAACGCCACGGCTACGTACAGGACATGCTGGTCGGCGGCGAACGGATCCGCGTCGCTTGGTACCACACGCTTAGGGAGGCGTTCCGTGGCCTAGAAAAGAACACGCTCGCAAGCATGAACTACCGCTGGGACATCGCGCTGGTCGGGCTGGCTGCCGTCGCCCTGGCGATGCTGTTGCCATGGATCGCGCTGATCCTGGGCGCCGGGTGGATCCGGTGGACAGCGGCTGCCGCGATCATCGCCATCGCGGCGGGCTACCTGCTGGCAAACCCGCCTCCCTTGTGGCGCGGTCTTCTCGTCCTGCCCGTCGGGTCCGTGGTACTGGTCTACGCTTTGGCGCGGGCGCTGGTGGTTACCGCCCTCCGGGGCGGCGTCCACTGGGGTGGCCGGTTCTTCCCCCTTGAGCAATTGCGGCAGAACACCACGCAGAACGCCTCGCTGTGA